One Granulicella sp. 5B5 DNA window includes the following coding sequences:
- a CDS encoding DUF2251 domain-containing protein has translation MDTLTFTPGLAFLSSNSPAVPWTAVFEDEGPAGYFYACDRSHEKHEDAILDSMLIYNKSALKEPDREYLAAIQWSRDGQQCVLYIDGSAQAFIDFAARISFCRSDFPNFMEAQGDTWRKSTHAWDPAALERFEAAVYAVDVDA, from the coding sequence ATGGATACGTTGACCTTTACGCCCGGGCTCGCTTTCTTGTCGTCGAACTCGCCCGCTGTGCCCTGGACGGCCGTGTTTGAGGACGAAGGCCCGGCAGGGTACTTCTACGCCTGCGACCGCTCCCACGAAAAGCATGAAGACGCCATCCTCGACTCCATGCTCATCTACAACAAGTCCGCCCTCAAAGAGCCGGACCGCGAGTACCTCGCCGCCATCCAGTGGTCGCGCGACGGCCAGCAGTGCGTCCTCTACATCGACGGCAGCGCGCAGGCCTTCATCGACTTCGCCGCCCGCATCAGCTTCTGCCGGTCCGACTTCCCCAACTTTATGGAGGCGCAGGGCGACACCTGGCGCAAGAGCACCCATGCCTGGGACCCCGCCGCACTCGAGCGCTTTGAAGCAGCTGTCTACGCGGTGGACGTCGATGCCTGA